The following are encoded together in the Fusarium keratoplasticum isolate Fu6.1 chromosome 1, whole genome shotgun sequence genome:
- a CDS encoding J domain-containing protein: MTDSRERANLRVPRARPGVTRSPSTRSSAAFEDFRPPPGGPAGSQALRGNSSRISLNSLNEQFASTRQEYELWDDDGSSVYERLTNASEAGDPETGEKILMSSADGFGLLYHADDAPSGPGLSYWDYYDILCLPRDGKELSQEQIRSAYYRLFLLFYPDSYPEHLRPIARQQFLRAQEAFETLIDPIRQAQYDLDHFLHVEDARRASSEYETAFKEAVRNRVQNGIQTSSDLGIRLDASRSSIDHSGPRLLDFALSHSVTVDVPSLRRLVQPQVSRLERLASSKQQAVVDGPFQPTVEVATPTLTVSGSTYGIAGDSSMLPTTLLYDRYQPLLPLTIPRNRLIQLVENRLSPLVTLRYRQEFLNRSPISSPDKFRWVKTAIELESDILPELSATSRLYHQFTLPNFSDPTTLEYSIQSSRHEPPTQPRITLGLHQKLYHGTGFLRADSGDWVFGSGHSGWFSDFSRMNPNMFSAESPLKTSPTLELGFRTGSSERVPVPGSSDSPGSESGIRGLDHELNSSCNHGTWAISASATPTSAAGLLRYSKDLDLPFQTPSTSLDPGTPSSARVEVELCSNTFQDRYLALRNLWSVGRFARIGLELGISLHNLHLSIYWSRLGQRLSVPLLIAPRALIGPSVIFWAGALPFVGLAALELGLDHRRRRRRSSRSRRRAARAEAATGKANMVTARHRYEADNVTVLLAQAVEGRQKRQMTLGGLVILSAKYGVPSEDGTLSTGEQVADVTIGLAALVDDSPDARGPALSIPRGVRKSRLPGFWDPAPGRDKVLRVEYSFRGVADVVEVGGREELILPPQA, translated from the coding sequence ATGACCGACTCCCGCGAGCGCGCAAACCTCCGCGTTCCTCGTGCCCGGCCCGGCGTCACTAGAAGCCCCTCCACCCGCTCCTCGGCCGCCTTTGAAGACTTTCGCCCTCCCCCAGGCGGCCCCGCTGGTTCCCAGGCCCTCCGCGGGAATTCCTCTAGGATCTCTCTCAATTCTCTCAATGAGCAGTTTGCCTCTACGCGCCAAGAATATGAGCTGTGGGACGACGATGGGAGCTCGGTTTATGAACGCTTGACCAACGCCTCTGAAGCGGGGGACCCCGAGACCGGCGAGAAGATACTCATGAGTTCGGCCGATGGATTCGGGCTGCTATACCATGCCGACGACGCTCCGTCTGGCCCAGGACTGTCTTATTGGGACTACTACGATATTCTCTGTCTTCCTCGAGACGGCAAAGAGTTGTCACAAGAGCAGATTCGAAGTGCATACTaccgcctcttcctcctcttttaCCCTGATAGCTATCCTGAACATCTCCGACCAATTGCTCGCCAGCAATTCCTCCGCGCCCAGGAAGCATTCGAAACACTCATTGATCCCATCCGCCAAGCGCAGTACGACCTGGACCATTTCCTACATGTCGAGGACGCTCGGAGGGCATCATCAGAGTACGAAACAGCTTTTAAGGAAGCTGTCCGGAACCGCGTACAGAATGGCATCCAGACGAGCTCCGATTTGGGTATCCGGTTGGACGCATCGAGGTCCTCCATAGACCACTCGGGTCCTCGACTGCTGGACTTTGCTCTCAGTCATTCCGTGACGGTGGATGTTCCCTCTCTACGCAGGCTAGTACAGCCTCAAGTCTCGCGGTTAGAGCGCTTAGCGTCGagcaagcagcaagcagTGGTTGATGGGCCTTTTCAACCCACAGTGGAGGTGGCCACACCAACTCTGACTGTATCTGGATCTACATACGGTATTGCAGGAGATTCGTCTATGCTGCCGACGACACTGTTGTATGATCGATATCAACCGCTTTTGCCCTTGACGATTCCCAGGAACCGCCTCATCCAACTCGTCGAGAACCGGCTTTCGCCATTGGTAACTCTTCGATACAGACAAGAGTTCCTGAACCGCTCGCCTATATCATCACCAGACAAGTTTAGATGGGTCAAGACCGCGATCGAGCTCGAGTCTGATATTCTACCCGAGTTGTCGGCCACTAGCCGCCTCTACCACCAATTCACACTCCCCAATTTCTCAGATCCAACAACCCTCGAGTATAGCATACAGTCTTCCCGACATGAGCCCCCTACTCAACCACGAATTACCCTCGGACTTCACCAGAAGCTGTACCATGGCACGGGATTCCTGCGTGCGGATAGTGGCGACTGGGTGTTCGGCTCTGGTCACTCTGGTTGGTTCTCCGACTTTTCAAGGATGAACCCCAACATGTTCAGCGCCGAGTCTCCTCTGAAGACGTCCCCTACTTTGGAATTGGGCTTCCGAACGGGGTCATCGGAGCGAGTTCCAGTGCCAGGCTCCTCAGACTCGCCTGGTAGCGAGAGTGGCATTAGGGGTCTTGACCACGAACTCAACTCTTCCTGTAACCACGGCACTTGGGCCATCTCTGCCTCGGCGACACCTACTTCGGCTGCAGGTCTCCTACGATATAGCAAAGACCTCGACCTCCCTTTTCAAACTCCCTCGACATCTCTGGACCCTGGAACGCCCTCGTCCGCTCGCGTGGAAGTTGAGCTCTGCTCCAACACTTTCCAGGACCGATATCTCGCCCTCCGCAACCTCTGGTCTGTCGGCCGTTTTGCCCGCATCGGTCTAGAGCTTGGTATCAGCCTTCACAACCTCCACCTCTCAATCTACTGGTCCCGACTTGGCCAGCGCCTCAGCGTGCCCCTTCTTATCGCCCCGCGTGCCCTTATCGGACCAAGTGTCATCTTCTGGGCTGGCGCACTACCTtttgttggtcttgctgcgcttgaacttggccttgaccatcgccgccgtcgtAGACGTTCTTCGCGTTCCCGTCGGCGCGCGGCGAGAGCAGAGGCTGCTACTGGAAAAGCCAACATGGTCACCGCCCGACATCGCTACGAGGCCGACAACGTCACCGTGCTCCTCGCCCAAGCTGTCGAGGGCCGACAGAAGCGCCAGATGACCCTCGGCggactcgtcatcctcaGCGCCAAGTACGGTGTCCCCAGCGAAGACGGTACGCTCTCGACGGGCGAGCAGGTGGCCGACGTCACCATTGGACTGGCTGCTCTCGTCGACGACTCACCCGACGCCCGCGGACCAGCCCTGTCCATCCCCCGCGGGGTGCGCAAAAGTCGTCTTCCAGGATTCTGGGACCCTGCCCCTGGCCGTGACAAGGTTCTCCGAGTTGAGTATTCGTTCCGAGGAGTTGCAGACGtggtcgaggttggcggcCGTGAGGAGCTGATACTCCCACCTCAGGCGTAA